From Oscillospiraceae bacterium, one genomic window encodes:
- a CDS encoding DUF378 domain-containing protein: MLIDKIALILTIIGALNWGSIGIFGFDIVAFFFGGQLSIISRIIYSLVGLGGIWCISLLFKRITNDTHDSH, encoded by the coding sequence ATGCTAATAGATAAAATCGCACTTATTTTAACCATAATCGGTGCTCTCAACTGGGGAAGCATTGGAATTTTCGGTTTTGACATAGTTGCTTTCTTTTTCGGAGGTCAGCTTTCTATAATAAGCCGTATAATTTATTCACTTGTGGGATTAGGCGGAATTTGGTGCATTTCTTTACTTTTCAAAAGAATAACAAACGATACACACGATTCTCACTAA